The following is a genomic window from Bacteroidota bacterium.
GGTGATTGGAATCAATGGAAACAATACTTGAATCACCGGAAGCAATAATGTCCTGGATCGTTAACGACGAATGTATCAATGGCGCTGCAACATCAGGATTCCAGGTGCTGGCCGCTATTTTGTCGTAATCAAAATCATTGTCCTTAATACATGATTGTATCGTCAGCGATACAATTAGCAAGGTGAATAGTAATAGTTTTTTTTGCGTGGTCATTTTGTTTGATTTTTATATTTTAGGATTGGATCTATTCGCTATATACATAAAGTACACCATTCGAATCTGAGATCACTATGTATGATTTAGCTGTGTTATCATCGCTTGTCATCAGACTGAAATCTGAATTTCCCCAGATCGGGTATCCTTCTGCAATAGAGGCTTCGGTAGATAACAGGTAAAATTTATTCTTTGATCTGTCAATAATTCCGGCTCTTCCCGGAAAGTTAATTTGATCGACAAATTTCAGATCTTTTGCGCCATTAATTTCTGAAGTGAATTTTAAATCACCACTTTCATAAGAATATAGTTTGTTGGAGATCAGAAAAGCAATTTCGTCATCCAATTTGTTTCCGATTACAATTATGTCTGAGATGTTTTCTGATAAGTTCAGGGAGATCAAATCAGTTGTGTTTGCCGGATTGATACTATATACTTTGCCGGAAATGTCAGTTGTAAATATTGTGGATTTTTTTCCTGAATCAGAATACGCTACGACAGATTTTGCAATTGGATTGTCTAATGATTTTAATCGTACAATTTTGCCTTTTCTGTCGATGATATATTGTGAATTATTCCCGTAAGCATAAATGAAATCATTGTTGTTAAATCGGAATGGAATAAAATCTCTGTCTATACCGTATGTTGCTTGTCTGGTATTCCATTGTGGTAAAGGTTTTCCACTGATCTCATATGCGTATATCGAACCATTTTGACAGGCTACATAGATTTCATACTTTTTGTGTCCGTCGAAATCTTTCAGCAAACAACCATTAGTTGCTGCTGCAGGAAGCCGGATTGGGAAATTACTTATTGAATCACCGTTTGTGTCGATCAGATATAATTTATTTATTGTATTGAAGACCATCTGGCATTCGCCATTATTATATTGGTCCATAAAATAGATGGTGCTCAATATTTTTTCACCGATACGTTTTTTCCAAAGTAGTCGTCCGGCATCATTATAGAAATTCAAATTAAGTTCATTATCCTGAATGGCAATAAATTTATTTTCTCCGTTTACTATTACAAATGGTGGAGTAGCAGGTGTAGTGTCAAGTTGAGACGACCAAAGTAAATGAATTTCTTTTTTTATTTTTCCTGAGAAGTCGATCCGCCCTGTTGAACTTGTCATGCCGTTTTTTGCCGAAGCCGAAATGGCAAGCGACTGTACACTTTTTTTAATAATTCCATCATTGATAAGTTTCATGGAAATATCTTCATTCGAAATTGATCTCAGAATATTGGTGCCTCTTTGAAAATTAAAATAAACATTCAATTGACCATTCAGAATAGAATTGTTTTTATGCGAAATAAAATCAGATTCATTCTCCAGAAGTTTTTTGTCCTCAAAATCATCGATCAGACTTTTTAATATTGATGGATTATTTGCAAAGACAACAAAATCTCTGACAGTTGTGTAGTACGATTGCTCAATATCGATAAATATATTTCCGTAAAATAATGGAACAATTGAATTCAGGCTGAAGTTGCTGATCGTATGTGAACGGTATTTTTCATTGCCCTTGTTTTTACCCACAGCAATTTGAATCTTTTCAAGCGATTGTATTGCATCGCCGGTATTCTCAGTTCTGATCAGTGCATACGTATTATTAACCAGGTCCATACTTCCCGGTTCTGTAATGGCTAGTGCAATTTCTTTCTTGTTCCAGCTCGTCATTAACTTTCCAAGATTAAAATTGTACTTTTTATTCAGACTGTCAATATAATTCGATGCACTGCTTTGGTTAATAAAGAAATGTCCATTCGCACGGAGTTTATTTAATGTTTGTTCTATATTCGGAACACAGAAGTCAATAAGCACTGCAGTTCTTGCAGGCAGAACAGAAGCGCAGATAGAATTTGATGCAGATTGATTTTGCAATGAAGAAAAAAGGTCAGTTGTATCATACGATGAACTAAGACCTTTAAATGAAATGGAATTGCTTTCAGGTTTAAAAGAAAATCGTGTCCATCGGCCAATGTTATTTATGGCATCCATAAATCCTGAACGATCAGAATTAATATACCCGGTGAGCATATCGTGTAATCCGAAATGATTTACAAAAAGTAATATGGATTCATCGGCACCGAACTTTGTTCCGGTTTTAGTGAATGTTTTAGTTTTATTGAATGAAACTCCTGATTTCAATTGTCTGATCGCATCTTCAACTAAAAAAGAAGTCCTGCTGAAAATAAATACACCTTTTGATATTGCATATGTGAAGTAGCTTTCATTATTCTTTGTCAGTTCGTGAATTCTTACATCTTCATATACACGTTCCTCTTTGGTGTAAATCTTGTCTGTCAGATCTTCGATGATCGTATTCAGATTGTTTGCAGATTTTCCCCTGGGTAAATTGCAGGTATATAAGAGATCAAAATCTGTAGCCTTTACCGGATGAGCAGAAATAAACAACTTTTGTTCGTTCCAGATCGTTGCAGAAAGTTCATCTGTTTTTGAAACTGAATCGAGCCAATGAATACTTTTTTTTATTACTCCAAATGAAGAATCATTACTTAATGTTTTAAAGAAATCAGTCTTTGAGATTTGGTCAACTCCTGATTTAGGATTTTTTAATTCCAAAAACCAGGCTGCGTCAGTTGGGATGGCATCAATCGGATTACTATGTAATACAGCATATTTCTGTGAATAATAGTATCCCGTAGCTGCCAGAATCAGTACGACAAGCGCAATAATCGAACTAATAACAATTCTCTTCATAAGAACTGCAAATTACAACTAAGAACGGGTGGTTTTAGAGAGGTAGCAATGATCTTATAACGATTCATTGTTGAATTCAAGTGATAGTTGTGTTGGGAGCATCCTGAAAGTTAATCTGTGAAAAGGGGACAATCCATATTCTGAGATGGCAGTCCTGTGAGTCAATGTGCCATAACCTTTATTTGTATTCCAGCTGTAGTGTGGATAACTCAAATGCAATTCATTCATGTAATCATCCCTATAAGTCTTGGCTAAGATGGAAGCAGCAGCAATAGAAGCATAGATCCCGTCACCGCCTATAATACACGCATGCTCGGTGTTGGGATATTTCTTAAACCTGTTTCCATCAATCAGTAGAAATTCAGGGGGATGTTTCAATTTTGATACTGCCCGGTGCATGGCCAGAAAAGATGCATTGAGAATGTTGATCCTGTCTACTTCCTCATGAGTTGCAAAAGCATATGCAAAATCAATCGCTTCTTTTTCAATAATTGGACGTAATAAATTTCTTTGTGATTCAGTCAATTGTTTCGAATCATTCAGTAGCGGATGATAAAAATCAATAGGAAGTATAACTGCTGCTGCATAAACAGGTCCCGCCAGACATCCACGACCTGCTTCATCGCAGCCTGTTTCAAGTAAATGTTTCTGGTGGAATTGTTTTAACATGTGAAATTATTCGAATCTAAAGTACTCATTCTTTTATCCGATTTTCACAGCGAGTCAATAGTTTTTTCAACAGAATCCCAAAGCTGTTTTGCTGTTTTATCCCATGAAAAATCAGCTTGTCTTTTCAATCCGGCATCGATCAGTTTTATTCTCAACTGGTCATCGGATGCGATCCTGATCATTGCACCAGAAATTGATTTAACCGAAAAAGGGTCGCAGAGTAAAGCCGCATTTCCTGCAATTTCAGGCATGGATGTAACATTGGAAGTGATAACAGGAACTCCTGATCGCATCGCTTCTACAATTGGAATCCCAAATCCTTCAAAGGTGGATACGTACGTCATTGCCAACGCACCGGCAGTGATCCTGCAAAGTTCTTCAAAAGAAACCCTGCCTGTAAAGATTACATCCGGTTTATTCTCCATCTTCTGCAGTGTTGTTTCCATTTCATCGGTCCACCAACGTTTCGCTCCTGCTAAAACCATTTTTACCGGCAACGACTTTGACTTTTTAAATTCATCAAAGGCATTCAGCATGTTCGAAATATTTTTCCTTTGATGCAATGAACCAACAAATAGAAAATAAGGCTGACCTTGTGTGAATTTATTTCTGATATCCAGAATTTCTGTATCTGATAGTTGTTTGAATTGATCCGACACTCCATTATAAACGATGTCAATCTTTCCCGGATCAATATTGTATTTTTCAATAACATCATTTTTTGTAAAACCTGAGACAGCAGCGATCCTTGCAGCGTTCCGGGCATAAATAGGAAAATAATGTTTGTAAAACAGTCTGTTAAAAACAGGAAGGTCTTCAGGATAATGTTCAAAATTTATATCATGAAATACCGAAAGGGTTTTCACTTTTGACGATACCGAAAGGTATCCGTCAGTGCCAATGAACAGATCTGCTTTCGACTTTTTAAAAGCAGAGGGTAGCGAATGCTCATACCACCAATACCATAAGAGAGGATGCCGGGCAGGGGGTGACACTACAACAGGCTCAACATTTTCTGAGAAAACAAATGATTCGTCGAAAGGCCTGTCGAACATAAATATGAATTGATGCTCTGGATGGTTTTTAACCATTCTCTTCATAGTTTCATAGGTAAAATAACCTATTCCTTCCATTTTTCCTTTCAGAAGCATTCTGGTATTGACAGCGATTCTCATTTTCAGGGGCGAAAATAGCTTTTTTTCATGGTAGGAAGAGAATTAAAATTTCATGTTAATAAATGTGTTTTACTTTTGAGTATTATCGGGCATTTTGGAGGCAAAAAGACTATTTTTGTAAACAATGAAATTCGACGTTCCTGTAAAATTAGAGGTGCTGGCAAAACTGACCGGTAGCCGTGTTCTTGGCGAAAGCCAACTTCTCGTAAGTGGTATTAATGAAATTCATAAAGTTGAATCAGGTGATATCACCTTTGTGGATCATCCCAAATATTATGATAAAGCGTTGCAATCTGCTGCTTCATTTGTGATCATAAACAAGGAAGTAAATATCCCTGAAGGAAAAGGTTTGCTTTATGCAGAAGACCCTTTTTCTGCCTATGTAACTATTGTAAAGAAATTCAGGACCTTTGAACAGTCAACTTCATCTATAAGCACCACTTCAGAAGTTGGATTAGGAACTATAATTCAACCCGGAGTTTTCATCGGACATCATGTCAAGATCGGAAAAAACTGTCTGATCCATGCAAACGTTTGTATTTATGATCATACAGTAATCGGGGATGATGTCATAATTCATTCCGGCTCTGTTATCGGGTCCGATGCATTCTATTTCAAGCGTCGTCCGGAAGGATATGATAAAATGGTTTCTTGCGGGAGGGTGATCATTGGAAATAAAGTTGAGATCGGTGCATCATGTACGATCGACAAAGGAGTATCCGGTGATACGATAATCGGAGAAGGTACAAAGATGGACAATCAGGTTCATGTTGGTCATGATACTGTTATAGGAAAGAATTGTTTATTCGCTGCTCAGGTTGGAATTGCCGGTGTAGTCACTATTGAAGATGATGTTATTCTCTGGGGCCAGGTTGGTGTTCAGAAAGACCTGACGATCGGAAAAGGTGCTGTTGTATTAGGTCAGTCCGGAATACCTAAATCGCTGGAAGGTGGAAAAACATATTTCGGCAGTCCAACGCAGGAAGCGCGGGAAAAAATGCGTGAACTCGCTTTTGTAAAACAACTGCCGGAGTTAATTGAAAAACTTAAAAAATAATTAGTTGTCTGTTGAAAAAAATATCTCTGCTGTGCCTTCAGTCCAGGACGTAAACGCCGAATTACAGGCTAAGAAATTGCAATTGCACTGGCTTTTACAAATTACTAAAGCGATCAATTACAATTTTTCTACAAAGCAATTATTCGATGTATACGAACATGTATTGAGAAGTCAGTTGAAAGTGGAAAAACTTGCACTGCTGATTCATGATCAGCATTGGAGGTGTTCGTTGTTATATGGGACAGATAAAAATTTCGAGGATATCGATCTTACCAAGATCATTGGGGAATTAAACAAGCTGCATAATCTGGAAATGGAGCAGGAGTTATGGATCAGTACATTTGAGACCATACTGCCTGTTTATCATAAAGATCAGTTAATTGCTTATGCACTCGTTGGTGGATTGGGAAATAGTGTGATTCCGAAAAGGAATGAATTGATTCCATTCATACATACGATTACAAATCTGATCGTCGTAGCAATTGAAAACAATACAATAGCAAATGAAAAAATACGTCAGGCCGGAATCAGGAAAGAACTGGAACTTGCGGCTCAGATGCAATCATTACTTTTCCCTACAAAATTACCACGGGTAAAAGAGTATGAAGTTCATGCTACCTATCTTCCGCATCAGGAAGTTGGTGGTGATTACTATGATTTTATTCCGGTCTCTGAAAATGAATTTATTTTTTGCATGGCCGATGTAAGCGGTAAAGGTATTCCTGCTGCATTGCTGATGTCGAATTTCCAGGCGAATCTTCATGCATTACTTCCACACATGGATTCGTTGTCGGAATTAGTGAGTCTCTTGAATGCAAAAGTTTTTCAAAGTGCAAAAGGCGAGAAGTTCATTACGTTTTTTATCGGTCGTTATCATGCGCTCACAAGTGAATTGCATTATGTGAATGCCGGCCATAATCCGCCATTTCTTATCCATGAAAAAGTAGTGTACATGCTCAATGAAGGTAGCACCGGATTGGGTATGTTTGAAAGTTTACCTTTTATTAACTCCGGAAAAGTTTTTATTCCACCCAATGCTATGCTCCATTGTTATACCGATGGTGTAACGGATGTTGAGAACGATGCAGGAATGGAATTCGGAATGGATCGGTTAAGGGGTTTTTTGACTTCCAAAAATCAGTTGCATGATATGGAAGAATTGCACAGACAGCTTATAGCGTCACTTTCATCTTTTCGTCAAAGCAAAAATTATACGGATGATATTACATTGCTGAGTTGCTGGTTCAAGAACCTGAGTACGTAATCAGACGATATCAATTAAAATAAAACACTAAGATCACTCAGTTTTTAGCACAAGTGCACAAGTGATGCTTTTTCATAAGTGCTCTTGTGACAAATTTAGTGAACTTAGTGTTAATTTTTTTTTAAACAATCTTCTCAGGATCTTCCTTCGAGTGATAAACATCCAAAGCAACAATCATCGCCACAAATGCCCAGACAGGGACGGCTAGTTTATCGGTATCAAGAAAATTATTCAATGTTCCATGAATGAAATAAGTAAGAAGACCTATCAATATTGCAAGTGCAAATTTTCTTGTATGAGTATTTTTTGCTTTTGAATAGATTATTGTACCGGTATAAATGATCGTCCCGACAAGAATAAGAATGAAAGTAAGTCCCGGAACTCCCTGTTCAGCCAACGGACCGATATACTCACTATGCGCATTTCCCATATCACCGGCGTTTGTGGAGATAATTGTCATCTCATCAGATTTCTGGAATGGTGCGTAGTTAAATTGATAAGTTCCCGGTCCCCAGCCCATGACCGGTCTTTCTTCCCACATTCGTAAAGCGCTGTTCCATCGGTTTATCCTTTCCAGGTTCGATGCATCTGTGGAGATATTTGAAATTGATTTTATGTGTTTGTTAAAATCAGTTGCAGAGTCCTGACGATTTTTTTCAAGTTTCATAAAAAGGTCGTCCTTCACACTGAAGAAAACCACCAATGCTGCTACACCTGCAATAAGAACGTTCTTGAATTTGATCCGGAAAACAAAAATGAAATATAAGATAATTACCAGAACAAGACTCAACCATGCTGCGCGGGTATAACTTAAAATTACACCTATGAAGAGCACCCAGAAAGCCATTGAAGAAAGAACCCGTTCGCGGAGCAGACTTGTTTTGTCGCGCCAGAGAAATATTACCGGTGGAATGAATAGCGCAAGTACAGCTGCATAGGCAGTATGGTCATTGTAAAAAGGGATCATTACCCAATGCGCTGCTTTTTGTGTCCATTCATTTTCTCCATGTCTGATGATAGTATAGATCACTACACAACATAAGGAGAACAGATAAACCCAGATGAATCTTTTAATATTCTTTTTGTCTCTGAAAAGTTGTGTTCCCAGAAAATAGAAAGGCACAATAAACCATAACTGTGAGATCATGTGCTTTAAACTTACCAAAGGATAAGAGCTGGTGATGGTAGTGATGAACATCCATCCAAGAACAAAATACAATGCAATGGAAACAGGATGATTTAATACGCGCTTGTCGAATTTACCTTCAAAAATAAATTTGAAAATAAAAAGCAGCAATACTCCAAACATCAGCGGTTCAGTAGGCATACTTAATGCCGGTCCGTGGCTTTTGTCATTTAAGGTAATTGCAAAAGGTGTAGCAAATGCAATAACATAAAGTATTGTGTCTAGAGAAAAAATAGCCAGGTATGCAAGTCCTAAAACTAATGGCGCAGCAGCAAACCAATACATTTCTTTTGCAATGAAGTAACAAGTTACTCCAAGAAAAAGGATGATCAGTGCATAAAACCCACGCAATTCAATTTTGTTCAACACGATCTATGCAGCTTTATTAAATTCCCGGTTTGAGTAAAATACAAGAATGATGATAAATGCCATTAACAAAGATGAACCAACAGAAACCAAAACGATAAGCCATCTGATAGGATAAGCTTTTTTGTCTGAAGGCTGAGGTGGAGTCACAACATTTGCATAGGTTAAATTTTTTGTCACATCGCGTAAAGCATTTTCATAAACAAGTTTCAGGTCATTGTATGTTCCTCTGACTCTCCAGAGATGCTCATTGTATGCATTAACCTCTGATCCTTTTTCTTTTAATGATTCAAGAATTGCTTTTGATTCAATAGCTGCTTTTGAGTTTGGCTGATTTAAGCTTCTCAGATACGCTCTTGAAGCTTCTTTAGCTTGCGTTTTGTAGTCGAGAATATTGTACTTTATCTGCAGGTCGTGCAAAGCAGCTTCCATAGAATCCATTTCTGCTTGTTTAGCGTCCATTTGATTTTTAGAAATGATAACTACTTCTTTCGATTTTTCTGATTGCAACTCTCTTGCTTTCTGATTGAAGTATACGATGATTGAATCCGCCATCTGAGATGCTTTCAATGGATCAGTATCGTAAACAGTAATTTCCATTGATTCATATTCTGTTTTCTTGATAATTACGTTTTCTTCATATGCTTTGAAAACATTTGTCCGGAAAGAGATATCAGAGATCGTATCTATATCGTAATGCTCAAACAAATTAAATGAACGGATTACTTTATCACGAATATCAGTTGATTGTGTGATCTGAAGCATCTGCTCAGTTGCACTCTCGGTAGAGTAGGCAATAAGATTAGACGGGTAGACAACTGCTGTCGATTTAAACTTCGGTTTGATAAAGAAAGGAGAGGAGAAAATTACTGAAAGGACCAGACTGGCGATACCAACGATCAACAATTGTTTTTTCCAACGTACTATTAAATTTACTAATTCAATCGAATTGAAGAATGGATTGTTCATTTCTTTATGGGATACTTTATTGTTTGTTAATTCTTGATTTCCTGATAACGCTGTATGCTCATAATAGTAAGAAGGGCAATAAAAAATGCTCCTGCTGAAGTTGCAAGTATGATCAGCCAGCGGACAGGATATGATTTCCGCTCTGACTTTACAGCTTTATTTACAATGAACTGATGTGTTAACGACTGGTTGGCATCTAGCTTAAGTTTTTCATACTTATCTTTTAGTTTCGAAATTTCTGCTCTGTCATAACCAATCTGAGAGTTGAGAGAAATGCTTGCTCCCCCAAACTGCGTTATTTTATTGATCTGTGTTTGCAAACCTTTCATTTTAGCTTCTGCTCCTTTTATTCTTGCTTTTGTATTGACGATGATAGAATCATTTTGCTCATGATACTTATCAAGTACAGTTAGCATTGCACTTTCATTTTCAAAAACAGAAGCAGCTGACGTATAAGCTTCAGATAATATTTCAGCCTGTGAACCATAATCGATGATTCCCATTGTCCTTAATTGTTGAAGAGAATCTTCTTTTTGCTTCAGGTCCGATAACTTGCTATTATAAGAAGTTTCAATTATGTTTAATGCTTCTTGCGCACGTTCATGTTGAATTTTTGTTTTCATGGAGTCAAGCAAAGAAGAAATATCATTCGCTATGTCTGCTGCCATTTGTGGATCAGTATCCAGTACTTCTATTCTTACTGATAAAAATTCTGTTCTTGAAAAAGTAATATTGCTTTTGAATTCTTCATACAATCTGGACTGGGGGTAAGGGTCGTCAGCCTGGATTTTATAATGTTGAATCAGATTATATTTTTTAATGATAGTTTCCCGGATCTCATCCGAGTTTAAGATCTGTAGCATTTGTTCAGCCTGTTCTTCTTCACCATAAGCAAGGATGTCCTGTTTTTCTGAACTCGATTCTTCAAGTAACGCTTTGCTGATTGAATTTGTTGAAGAAGGAAAGAATACAACTGATGATTTAAATTTTGGCGTAACAAACCATGGCCCTGAAAAAACAGCAGACGCAATAGCCGCTATCATTACAGTAATGATCAGGGGCTTTTTCCACCGGATGAGCAGGATAAGTAAACTGGTGGATTCCAGATAGGCTGTATCCCGTGCTTTTTGAAACATTTGTTATATGGAAATTGAGGGCCTCAAAGGTAAAAAAGGAAATCAAAAGAAAAAACCTTTCCGAAGGGTTTAAGTTGTTGAATTGTAATTAAATATGTCATTTGAAGTTGAGAAAACTGTTGATGGTTTCCATTTGTCTTTCGTTTCTCGCCATTTGTCTTTCGTTTTTCTGTGCGAATTGCATTATCAGCACTATTAAAAGCCAATAGATCGCACTTAGTGGACTTTAAACAAGATAAAAGCTCTTAAATTGTGTTTGTGCAAAAAAATACACAAAGTGTGGTAAATTCTGAATGAAATGGCTGTTTAAGCAGGTAAATGTTAAAGGTTCATTTTTTTTAACTGTGATGATGACTAACTGCATCACTTATGAAAGCAAAAATTATAATTGTTCAGCTGCTTCTGCAATTGATAACAGGTGCGATTGCTTTAGGGCAAAGTTCAAATCAAATCATAATTCTTGGTGAAAATGATTTCTATGCATTAAAGGAAACGAACATTGTAGAAAAAGAAACTTCGGTTCAATCTATGAACCTTCTCGGAGGACCGTCAATTTTTATCGGTGCCCGGATAATGCCTACCATCACTTCATTTAATTTCAATAAGATCAATAATTCTACGGTTCAGACAACTGCTAAATTAAATTACGGTGTTGGTGCACTTTTAGGAATTCATTTTACAAGTCATATTGGAGTTCAAGGTGAGTTGATCTATTCTAGATATGCACAGAAATACAAAACTCAGGAATTTGAGAATGAGATCAAGTTAAGCTATATCAATGTTCCTGTTCTTTTATCATTTAATACGGGATCAAGTAGTCCGGTAAATTTAAATTTTGTTGTTGGTCCACAATGGGGTTTTAACGTAGGATCAAAACTTGAACTTGCAGGAAGTGGTAACGATTCTTTACAGGCACGACTTGCAGTAAAAAAATCAGATTTCGGAATTGCTTATGGTGCTGGATTTGATTTTGGCTTAGGGCAACTTGTCCGATTTGGTATTGGCTTCAGGGGAGTTTATGGACTTGTCGACATAAGTGATAACAATACATCAATGACTACGAATGAATATTTCATTCTTGACAAAACTCACATTAAAACATATTCGGCTTATGCCGGAGTAACATTTGGATTCTAAAATCAATCATATATGAAACAGTCAAAATTCAAGATCGCAATCGTATTAATCGTTGCGCAAAGTGTATTTATTTTTTCAGCCTGCAACTGGAATAAAACTCAGCGAGGAGCAGCAGTAGGAACCGGTGTTGGTGCTGCAGCAGGAGCTGCAATCGGTAGCAAATCAAATCATACTATTATGGGTGCCATTATAGGAGCAGCAGTAGGAGGAACTACAGGTGCTCTGATTGGAAATTACATGGATAAACAAGCAGAAGAATTGCAACGTGATCTGCAAGGTGCAAAAGTTGAAAGAGTAGGAGAAGGGATCAAAATTACATTTGATTCAGGATTATTATTCGGAGTTGATTCTTATACTTTGTCTGAAGCAAGTAAAACAAATCTAAATGACCTTGCTAAGACATTAAATAAATATGATGATACAAATATTCTCATTGAAGGACATACCGATGATACAGGTACCGACGAACACAATCAGACACTTTCAGAGAAACGTGCTGATGCTGTGAGTAATTATCTGAAAGCAAATGCTATTAGCGGCGGAAGAATTTCTACGAATGGATATGGAGAAAAACAGCCAATGGCTGAGAACACTTCTGAAGCAGGTCGTACACAAAACCGCAGAGTAGATGTTGCCATCTTTGCAAATAAGAAACTTAAAAAAGCTGCCGAAAAAGGTGAGATCGGTGCACTAAACACAAAATAAAAACTATGAAAAAAGCAGGTATCGTTCTGATCGTGATCGGAGCATTGATGGTGATCTTTACAGGATTTAACCTCATCACTAAAGAAAAAGTTGTAGACCTTGGTCCACTTGAAATTAACAAAGAAGAAAAAACTCCCATCCGCTGGTCGCCGATCGTTGGCGGTGTTTTAGTTGTTGCGGGAATTGCGATGGCGGCTTCGAATAAAAGTAATTTAAGTTCAAAGTTCAAAGTTCAAAGTTGGCTTTGTAGGTGACTACGAAGCCAACTTTGAACTTTGAACTTTGAACAATTTATTGAGAGTAATTACTCCTCTCCATACTTCAAAATATAATAAATATTCTTCACGCTGATCAAGTTCAACGCCAACGCCACAATAAAGCATGCTCCGGCGCCAATTGCGAAGCGGATCATCCAGAATAAATTCAGGTGGTAAGCAAAGTTGTTAATGAAAAAGCAAGCTGCTATGAAAACTGCAAGTGAAGTAATGAGTCTGAAATTTTTTCTGAAATTAAAAGCTTTGTTTGCCATGAAAATCTGAACAAGGGCAGTGAATGATTGTGTAGTGATAGATGAAATGGCTGCACCTACTGCTGAAAATTTCGGGATTAAAAT
Proteins encoded in this region:
- a CDS encoding O-antigen ligase family protein, producing the protein MLNKIELRGFYALIILFLGVTCYFIAKEMYWFAAAPLVLGLAYLAIFSLDTILYVIAFATPFAITLNDKSHGPALSMPTEPLMFGVLLLFIFKFIFEGKFDKRVLNHPVSIALYFVLGWMFITTITSSYPLVSLKHMISQLWFIVPFYFLGTQLFRDKKNIKRFIWVYLFSLCCVVIYTIIRHGENEWTQKAAHWVMIPFYNDHTAYAAVLALFIPPVIFLWRDKTSLLRERVLSSMAFWVLFIGVILSYTRAAWLSLVLVIILYFIFVFRIKFKNVLIAGVAALVVFFSVKDDLFMKLEKNRQDSATDFNKHIKSISNISTDASNLERINRWNSALRMWEERPVMGWGPGTYQFNYAPFQKSDEMTIISTNAGDMGNAHSEYIGPLAEQGVPGLTFILILVGTIIYTGTIIYSKAKNTHTRKFALAILIGLLTYFIHGTLNNFLDTDKLAVPVWAFVAMIVALDVYHSKEDPEKIV
- a CDS encoding PorT family protein, translated to MKAKIIIVQLLLQLITGAIALGQSSNQIIILGENDFYALKETNIVEKETSVQSMNLLGGPSIFIGARIMPTITSFNFNKINNSTVQTTAKLNYGVGALLGIHFTSHIGVQGELIYSRYAQKYKTQEFENEIKLSYINVPVLLSFNTGSSSPVNLNFVVGPQWGFNVGSKLELAGSGNDSLQARLAVKKSDFGIAYGAGFDFGLGQLVRFGIGFRGVYGLVDISDNNTSMTTNEYFILDKTHIKTYSAYAGVTFGF
- a CDS encoding OmpA family protein, which encodes MKQSKFKIAIVLIVAQSVFIFSACNWNKTQRGAAVGTGVGAAAGAAIGSKSNHTIMGAIIGAAVGGTTGALIGNYMDKQAEELQRDLQGAKVERVGEGIKITFDSGLLFGVDSYTLSEASKTNLNDLAKTLNKYDDTNILIEGHTDDTGTDEHNQTLSEKRADAVSNYLKANAISGGRISTNGYGEKQPMAENTSEAGRTQNRRVDVAIFANKKLKKAAEKGEIGALNTK